In Pseudomonadota bacterium, a single genomic region encodes these proteins:
- a CDS encoding polysaccharide deacetylase family protein, producing the protein MGMGIFRYDALRYKLGYSIQSRKIMNWHRVIACGISEIFALCRKSSESRNGFRILLYHAVGTPIKEDFRNLFSISPELFETHMAELSQYKETSIIGLTDTLNTKQKHGVAVTFDDGYRDNLTIAAPILERYQVPFTVFISTAYIRRSRTHPYLSEAEVRMLSEKPNVTIGSHGVSHAPLTECSQEKLRDELESSKHYLEDLTGKEIVSISYPHGRVNQRVIDAAANVGYKIGASSIFNINHSSQNCLMLCRTCILESDSVRIFRQKLHGDWDWCHWRQYLSMQQ; encoded by the coding sequence ATGGGAATGGGCATCTTTCGATATGATGCGTTACGCTATAAACTGGGCTATTCGATACAAAGCCGGAAAATTATGAATTGGCATAGAGTTATCGCCTGCGGCATATCTGAGATATTTGCACTTTGCCGTAAATCTTCGGAGTCTCGAAACGGATTCAGAATCTTGCTTTATCATGCCGTTGGGACACCCATCAAAGAAGATTTTCGGAATTTGTTTAGTATTTCGCCGGAATTGTTTGAAACTCATATGGCAGAGCTTTCTCAATATAAAGAAACTTCCATTATCGGACTGACTGATACTCTTAATACAAAACAAAAGCATGGGGTTGCCGTTACCTTCGACGACGGTTACAGGGACAACCTCACCATTGCCGCTCCCATATTGGAAAGGTATCAGGTACCCTTCACCGTATTTATCTCAACCGCCTATATCCGAAGAAGCCGTACCCATCCATATCTGAGCGAAGCAGAAGTGCGTATGCTGTCAGAAAAACCGAATGTAACCATTGGCTCCCACGGTGTTTCCCACGCACCCCTTACAGAATGTAGTCAGGAGAAATTACGGGATGAACTTGAATCAAGCAAACATTATCTAGAAGATCTAACAGGAAAAGAAATTGTGTCTATTTCCTATCCTCATGGTCGCGTCAACCAACGTGTTATTGATGCTGCTGCGAACGTAGGTTATAAGATCGGAGCTTCAAGTATTTTTAATATAAACCATTCATCACAAAATTGTCTCATGCTATGCCGTACCTGCATTCTCGAATCAGATTCCGTTCGCATCTTCAGGCAGAAATTGCACGGGGATTGGGACTGGTGTCATTGGCGACAATACCTGTCAATGCAGCAATGA
- a CDS encoding peptidoglycan bridge formation glycyltransferase FemA/FemB family protein codes for MAQIMMKSPFPGIRFGWAPGGPVLVFPGTNIKNISNIIESLLLTIKKSTGISTVRFYSLMPTQAFFSYSLNRHLTRPIFKINSGYSITLEIPAENENLFPQMASKHRYYLKKATAENLDWKVGNGDKDISDFLKTHSDMVKGKIFQSLSKNRKDVEDMCASLREQVLILNGYINGDAVTSCLILIFGQKAFYMNAATNARGREISAAYAMFNRMIVILREMGISDFDFGGIDPENSSAEGVNHFKRGFGGNLVEYIGEWEWASFDMMRYAINWAIRYKAGKL; via the coding sequence ATGGCTCAGATCATGATGAAATCACCATTTCCCGGCATTAGATTTGGTTGGGCTCCAGGTGGACCCGTTCTTGTTTTTCCAGGAACAAATATTAAAAATATTTCAAACATTATTGAATCTCTCTTGCTCACCATAAAAAAATCTACAGGAATTTCAACGGTCCGTTTTTACAGCCTTATGCCAACACAAGCTTTCTTTTCCTATAGCCTCAATCGTCATTTGACGAGGCCGATATTCAAAATAAACAGTGGCTATTCGATTACACTGGAGATTCCTGCAGAAAACGAGAATTTATTCCCGCAGATGGCATCCAAGCACCGATACTATTTAAAAAAAGCAACTGCAGAGAACCTTGACTGGAAAGTCGGAAACGGAGATAAGGATATTTCTGATTTCCTGAAAACCCATAGCGACATGGTCAAGGGGAAGATCTTTCAATCTCTATCAAAGAATCGCAAAGACGTTGAAGATATGTGTGCATCACTCAGAGAACAAGTTCTAATCCTGAACGGTTACATTAATGGAGATGCTGTAACCTCCTGTCTCATCCTGATATTCGGCCAAAAAGCATTTTACATGAACGCCGCAACGAATGCAAGGGGGAGGGAAATCAGCGCTGCTTATGCTATGTTTAACAGAATGATTGTCATTCTAAGAGAAATGGGCATTTCTGATTTTGATTTTGGTGGGATTGATCCCGAAAACTCTTCGGCAGAGGGTGTAAATCATTTTAAAAGGGGGTTCGGCGGTAACTTGGTTGAGTATATTGGTGAATGGGAATGGGCATCTTTCGATATGATGCGTTACGCTATAAACTGGGCTATTCGATACAAAGCCGGAAAATTATGA
- a CDS encoding DegT/DnrJ/EryC1/StrS family aminotransferase yields the protein MNTLQKANAERISHLCFPTENSGDWSFDAFVNHRSVRYFSYGRHALYEALRVIGCAKGDSVLLPAFICRELLSAINTIGAVPVYYHVDKDLQLAELPDALPFAKTILAVNYFGFPQSLEPFQRYAARTEAVIIEDNAHGFLSRDEEGQALGTRGDIGIFSLRKTLMLPNGAAMVINAHDKSYTIKPQIVPSAAGISISFRVKRLIHKSQRFIDLRMIRFLTSIIRTARKITSGNRIAPSAPDAEFRLPGNAAPCIELQYFLDHLDAEQEISRRCELYRLLDSVMRRNGFEPVFASLPEHVVPYAYPFYTSGNQIDEVKEVLEKLDLECFSWPELPEDVIPTAPNWFKNIRIIGFSW from the coding sequence ATGAACACTCTTCAGAAAGCAAATGCAGAGCGTATCAGTCATCTATGCTTCCCGACAGAAAACAGTGGCGACTGGAGTTTCGATGCATTCGTCAATCACCGTTCCGTTCGGTATTTCAGTTATGGCCGTCACGCCTTATACGAAGCCCTGAGGGTTATCGGCTGTGCGAAAGGCGATAGCGTGCTTCTCCCGGCTTTCATTTGCCGGGAGCTCTTATCTGCGATCAATACAATCGGTGCTGTCCCCGTTTATTACCATGTGGATAAAGACCTGCAGCTCGCGGAACTGCCCGATGCCCTGCCGTTTGCAAAGACCATCTTGGCCGTTAACTACTTCGGTTTTCCGCAAAGCTTGGAGCCCTTCCAACGATATGCAGCAAGGACCGAAGCTGTCATCATTGAGGACAATGCCCATGGCTTCCTGAGTCGTGATGAAGAAGGGCAAGCGCTCGGCACCCGGGGTGATATAGGAATTTTCAGTTTAAGGAAAACGTTGATGCTCCCGAATGGTGCAGCCATGGTGATCAACGCCCACGATAAGAGCTATACGATCAAACCACAGATCGTTCCCTCCGCAGCAGGGATTTCTATTTCCTTTCGCGTGAAGCGTCTTATACATAAATCTCAACGGTTTATTGATCTCCGAATGATCCGGTTTCTCACTTCCATCATACGAACGGCAAGAAAAATCACGTCCGGGAATAGAATAGCGCCTTCAGCACCCGATGCGGAATTTCGCTTGCCGGGAAACGCCGCACCCTGTATAGAACTCCAGTATTTTCTTGATCATCTGGATGCGGAACAGGAAATATCGCGTCGCTGTGAATTGTATCGTTTGCTTGATTCTGTTATGAGACGGAACGGTTTTGAACCGGTCTTCGCCTCTCTCCCGGAGCATGTGGTTCCTTATGCCTACCCTTTTTATACTTCGGGAAACCAGATCGACGAAGTAAAGGAGGTCCTGGAGAAACTCGACCTGGAATGCTTTTCATGGCCGGAGTTGCCGGAGGATGTGATTCCAACAGCTCCTAACTGGTTCAAAAATATCCGAATAATAGGTTTCTCATGGTAG
- a CDS encoding glycosyltransferase: MRDRLSTPTPLISVVVPAYNAELFIEDALNSICRQSVSDYEIVVVDDGSTDGTYDRVKDWANAHPAIHVKIVCQENKGIGGARNTGINSSSGSYIAFLDADDVWLEPKLENVIQRFKKSPNLDIVCHDIWIEEIGRRIRRKCCGPHKSYRDLLYKGNAISTSATVVKREKILAAGGFSEDPSFNGVEDYDFWLRLARINCSIAYINVILGVYRMFGQGITAKIGEHCQHNLNVVNAHFQGWQPKTSLYKYLMRKRRADIIRGGGRAFMRSGNHKTAHQYFLTALNCDLFNWKSWVFMFLNAARIKS, translated from the coding sequence ATGAGAGATAGATTGTCGACACCCACACCCCTTATCAGCGTCGTGGTTCCCGCATATAATGCTGAGTTGTTTATTGAAGATGCTTTGAATTCAATTTGTCGGCAATCTGTATCGGATTACGAGATCGTTGTTGTAGATGATGGATCAACAGATGGTACATATGACAGGGTCAAGGATTGGGCGAATGCACATCCGGCCATTCATGTGAAAATCGTCTGCCAGGAAAATAAGGGCATCGGGGGAGCGAGAAATACGGGTATAAATTCGTCTTCGGGCAGTTACATCGCCTTCCTGGATGCCGATGATGTCTGGCTGGAGCCGAAACTTGAAAATGTCATACAGCGCTTCAAAAAATCACCCAACCTGGATATTGTATGCCATGATATATGGATCGAAGAAATCGGTCGGCGAATAAGACGTAAATGTTGCGGCCCTCATAAATCATATCGAGATCTTTTATATAAAGGAAATGCCATCTCCACTTCAGCTACAGTTGTAAAAAGGGAAAAGATTTTGGCAGCAGGCGGGTTTTCTGAAGACCCGTCTTTTAACGGTGTTGAAGACTATGATTTCTGGCTGCGTCTGGCAAGGATCAATTGCAGCATTGCATACATAAATGTTATCCTTGGTGTTTATCGTATGTTCGGTCAGGGAATCACAGCCAAAATAGGGGAACACTGCCAGCATAACCTCAATGTGGTTAATGCCCATTTTCAAGGGTGGCAACCCAAGACATCTCTATATAAATATCTCATGCGCAAACGTCGGGCTGACATTATTCGTGGCGGAGGTCGCGCCTTTATGCGGTCAGGTAATCATAAGACGGCTCACCAATATTTTTTGACTGCTTTAAATTGTGACCTGTTTAACTGGAAATCCTGGGTATTTATGTTCTTGAATGCGGCAAGAATAAAATCGTGA
- a CDS encoding radical SAM protein — MKVLLVNPPAVHEIKGPHPLKADDMGVFPHLGLMYIAAMLQQNKEFEVKLLDMALEKTDEKDLADLIKDFQPQVVGFSSYTDCLYDLKVLVDAVRKEASRIVICIGGPHVEAYPNETLNTFPVDCVIRGDGEYSFRELCRRVRDNKSWKDVRGVGYKDLENTVLNEPWQVENLDEPPFPPRHLSSMERVKSAVARGAGITSICSSRGCPFPCTFCNSPYKQYRLRSAQNVVAEIKQCYEEFGINEFFFFDDLFNLNKQRLSEMCEAIKSLPFKIIWSFRGRINFLDEEVLRSCKEAGCNRIHFGVESGTERVLKIFKKGVELQDIRNVFELCHKVGIETVGNFIIGAPTETREEMDATFRFAYSLNPTFVEFHVLVPYPYTEIYKNMLSSGLLKEDVWKKFALNPQPEFNPPLCEDNLSSEEMYKLLNEAYRKFYFRPAYVFKQVFKLVSFKDFCFKLKGAYRLLMVTKDKDKRTGR; from the coding sequence ATGAAAGTTCTTTTAGTAAATCCACCTGCTGTCCATGAGATAAAGGGGCCACATCCTTTGAAAGCCGATGATATGGGAGTTTTCCCCCATTTGGGGCTTATGTATATTGCGGCCATGCTTCAACAAAATAAAGAGTTTGAAGTAAAGTTGCTCGATATGGCACTGGAGAAGACTGACGAAAAGGACTTGGCTGACCTTATCAAAGATTTCCAACCCCAGGTGGTAGGATTTTCTTCTTATACGGATTGTCTCTATGACTTGAAGGTTTTGGTCGACGCAGTACGAAAAGAAGCCTCCAGGATTGTTATTTGCATAGGCGGGCCCCATGTAGAAGCCTACCCAAATGAAACTCTGAATACATTTCCGGTGGACTGCGTGATACGTGGTGATGGAGAATATTCTTTTCGTGAACTTTGTCGTCGAGTACGTGATAACAAAAGCTGGAAAGATGTTCGAGGCGTCGGATATAAGGATTTGGAAAATACGGTGCTTAATGAGCCTTGGCAAGTGGAAAACCTGGACGAACCGCCTTTCCCTCCTAGGCATTTGTCTTCAATGGAAAGGGTTAAATCTGCTGTAGCAAGAGGTGCAGGGATAACCAGTATTTGCTCTAGTCGGGGCTGTCCGTTCCCCTGCACTTTCTGTAACAGCCCGTATAAACAATATCGTCTGCGTTCTGCACAGAATGTTGTCGCAGAAATCAAACAGTGCTATGAAGAATTTGGCATTAATGAATTCTTTTTCTTTGATGATCTCTTTAATTTGAACAAGCAACGTTTGTCAGAAATGTGTGAAGCTATTAAGAGTCTTCCTTTTAAGATTATATGGAGCTTCCGCGGGAGGATAAATTTTCTCGATGAAGAAGTGCTTCGTTCGTGCAAAGAGGCAGGCTGTAACAGAATACACTTTGGAGTTGAATCTGGCACTGAACGAGTACTGAAAATATTCAAAAAGGGAGTTGAACTTCAGGACATACGAAATGTCTTTGAGCTTTGTCATAAGGTAGGAATTGAGACGGTGGGTAACTTCATTATTGGCGCACCAACTGAGACAAGAGAAGAAATGGACGCTACGTTTAGATTTGCATATTCGCTGAACCCAACATTTGTTGAGTTTCATGTATTGGTTCCATATCCTTATACAGAAATATATAAAAATATGCTGAGTAGCGGTTTGCTTAAAGAAGATGTATGGAAAAAATTTGCATTAAATCCACAGCCTGAGTTCAATCCTCCATTGTGTGAAGATAACTTGAGCTCCGAAGAGATGTACAAGTTGTTAAACGAGGCATATAGAAAGTTCTATTTCAGGCCGGCATATGTATTCAAGCAGGTTTTCAAACTTGTTAGTTTCAAAGATTTTTGTTTCAAGTTGAAAGGGGCATATCGTTTATTGATGGTTACTAAGGACAAGGATAAACGAACTGGGCGTTGA
- a CDS encoding bifunctional glycosyltransferase/class I SAM-dependent methyltransferase — protein sequence MTDNKKVLVATATYNEARNISEFIERVRLTLGESQDMLIIDDNSPDGTSDIIRQIKASDSHVHLITRRFKNGLGSAHKMMKIYAIVNNYKYLVTMDADLSHRPEEIPSLLAHSGENVFVIGSRYTIGGKSDYVGFRKMVSRIGNKLARIMLGIKLHELTTSFRVFDVDTLKTASIYRLNSNGYSYFVETVSLMEKIGVRLLEVPIYFKDRKNDVSKIPKSQVIKSFVDLVSLALRRNEKPLRPSLTKMRFSYCRSCGEYSLLPIWQDGRDERFDELTSDNFKCSSVQTGSKRPVLQECLSCGLIQIPPATYGSAVSDFYFDTDDETYLENFNVKMLTFKSAFKKISRYLPKKKLKILDIGSYYGAFIEVAKSEGHTVVGVEPSRVAARYSSEVLGHNVITDIFSKGSQFSGMGFDIVTSWDVIEHLENPDDFIREISFILEDGRIFVFSTIMIDSQIAKLLKKRWHWILPMHLTYFSERVIVDILQRHGFELLGSFNHTHYASLPYALKGVMKNMNPFVRSVGMFVSKYLPKSCVFPFALGDVRLFICKKVNNLRSDKNFDTESVK from the coding sequence ATGACGGATAATAAAAAAGTGCTGGTTGCAACGGCTACATACAATGAAGCCAGGAATATTAGTGAATTTATTGAACGTGTAAGGCTTACTTTAGGTGAATCGCAAGACATGCTAATTATTGATGATAATTCGCCAGATGGAACTTCTGATATTATTCGTCAAATAAAGGCTTCAGATTCACATGTTCATTTGATTACACGCCGATTTAAAAATGGTCTCGGATCGGCGCATAAGATGATGAAAATATATGCCATCGTAAATAATTACAAATATCTAGTAACTATGGATGCTGATCTGTCTCATAGACCGGAGGAGATCCCATCATTGCTTGCCCATTCTGGAGAAAATGTTTTTGTAATTGGTTCACGTTATACAATTGGAGGAAAATCAGATTACGTTGGCTTCAGGAAGATGGTTTCACGCATTGGAAATAAGCTGGCTAGAATTATGTTGGGGATTAAGTTGCACGAATTGACTACATCGTTCCGCGTGTTTGATGTGGATACCCTTAAAACAGCATCTATTTATCGATTAAACAGCAACGGATATTCATATTTCGTAGAAACTGTCAGTCTTATGGAGAAAATTGGAGTTCGGCTACTGGAGGTTCCTATATATTTCAAAGACCGAAAAAATGATGTGTCAAAGATACCAAAAAGTCAAGTCATAAAAAGCTTTGTAGATTTAGTTAGCTTGGCACTTAGACGAAATGAGAAACCATTAAGACCTTCTTTGACAAAAATGAGATTTTCGTACTGCAGATCTTGTGGAGAGTATTCGTTGCTTCCAATCTGGCAAGATGGACGAGATGAACGTTTTGACGAATTGACATCCGATAATTTTAAATGTTCCAGCGTTCAGACCGGATCTAAGCGTCCAGTTCTACAAGAATGTCTCTCTTGCGGATTGATACAGATTCCCCCTGCAACCTACGGTTCTGCGGTAAGTGACTTTTATTTTGATACAGATGATGAGACGTATTTGGAAAATTTCAATGTAAAGATGTTAACCTTTAAAAGTGCCTTTAAAAAAATATCCAGATATTTACCTAAAAAGAAACTGAAAATTCTTGATATAGGATCATATTATGGTGCTTTTATAGAAGTTGCAAAATCTGAAGGGCATACCGTTGTTGGCGTTGAGCCATCAAGAGTTGCTGCAAGATATTCGAGTGAAGTTTTGGGGCATAATGTAATAACTGATATATTTTCTAAAGGTTCACAGTTCTCAGGTATGGGTTTCGATATAGTGACATCATGGGATGTTATAGAACATTTGGAAAATCCGGATGATTTTATTAGAGAGATTAGTTTTATATTGGAAGATGGCAGAATATTTGTGTTCTCAACGATTATGATAGACTCTCAAATAGCCAAACTATTGAAAAAAAGGTGGCACTGGATTCTTCCAATGCACCTAACCTACTTTAGTGAGCGAGTTATTGTTGATATTCTTCAGAGGCACGGTTTCGAATTGCTGGGTAGTTTTAATCATACTCATTACGCTTCTCTTCCATATGCGCTAAAGGGAGTAATGAAAAACATGAATCCTTTTGTGCGCAGCGTGGGTATGTTTGTATCGAAGTATCTTCCGAAATCCTGTGTGTTTCCTTTCGCTCTGGGAGACGTGAGGTTATTTATTTGCAAGAAGGTTAACAATCTCCGTTCTGACAAGAATTTTGACACGGAGAGTGTAAAATGA
- a CDS encoding O-antigen ligase family protein, with translation MAFFEINKDRKWTAAIILGIGIILIAAIIAYSRSLAGLFFAFSSMLFLKKTVRYLLPFKIITAAFAVFLLISAVIASIWTIYPVTVSKDTTAELLTVNIHTSYDIRAFLGTAAVNMALKYPLFGVGQGVFTDEVKHYVDLSVAKNTSMINDHIIPGIDPHSVYFGALAETGLLGLAAICLFLTLLLRTAWILINKSCASTWKTISTYFFWGFIGYLITGFFVDILSIRSFWLLGALLLSASNIAEPHENDNQGSPSPRCEPRSFYKRTHKKEGIIRGVSNAFE, from the coding sequence ATGGCGTTCTTCGAAATAAATAAAGATAGAAAATGGACGGCCGCCATCATCCTTGGCATAGGCATAATTTTAATAGCCGCAATCATCGCGTACTCCAGGTCTTTGGCAGGGCTTTTCTTTGCTTTCTCGTCGATGCTTTTCCTGAAAAAAACAGTTCGTTATTTGCTGCCTTTCAAAATCATAACCGCTGCATTTGCGGTATTTCTATTGATATCGGCCGTTATAGCTTCAATATGGACAATCTATCCGGTCACGGTATCCAAAGATACAACCGCAGAATTGCTAACCGTAAATATTCACACGTCCTATGACATACGAGCTTTCCTTGGGACCGCCGCGGTTAATATGGCTCTAAAATACCCGCTCTTCGGCGTGGGTCAGGGAGTTTTCACTGACGAGGTAAAACATTATGTTGACCTCTCGGTCGCGAAAAACACTTCAATGATAAACGATCACATCATCCCGGGGATAGACCCTCATTCTGTGTATTTCGGTGCACTGGCTGAAACAGGTCTGCTGGGCCTTGCGGCAATCTGCTTGTTCTTAACTTTGCTGTTGAGGACAGCATGGATATTGATCAACAAATCGTGCGCTTCGACCTGGAAAACTATAAGTACATATTTTTTTTGGGGATTTATAGGTTATCTTATAACGGGGTTTTTTGTCGATATATTATCCATACGCTCTTTTTGGCTGTTGGGAGCGTTATTATTGAGCGCATCTAATATTGCGGAGCCGCATGAAAATGACAATCAGGGAAGTCCTTCACCCCGATGTGAACCCAGATCATTTTATAAGCGAACTCATAAAAAAGAAGGAATAATTAGAGGGGTGTCTAATGCCTTTGAATAA